In Luteitalea sp. TBR-22, one genomic interval encodes:
- a CDS encoding NTP transferase domain-containing protein, with amino-acid sequence MQAQFPAMPGIVLAGGRSLRMGQPKALLPWTRSGVTLGAHVIETLRDAGLAPLAIVTGAHHDRIAPVFAGTDVLVLYNARHEEGQLASLQAGLRWAFSEHAVDWATVTLVDVPAVRPDTVRLLAGRAASSDSLVIRPEIHGKHGHPVIWRRAAAAMLDTADPTVGGRALVRALAAKGHVLDVPVDDPGVLTDVDTPEEYEALRGKQRL; translated from the coding sequence GTGCAAGCGCAGTTCCCGGCTATGCCAGGAATCGTTCTGGCGGGAGGCCGTTCCTTACGGATGGGTCAGCCCAAGGCACTGCTGCCGTGGACGCGGTCAGGGGTGACGCTCGGGGCACACGTGATCGAGACGTTACGCGACGCCGGGCTCGCGCCGCTGGCGATCGTGACGGGCGCCCACCACGACCGAATCGCCCCGGTCTTCGCTGGCACTGACGTCCTCGTTCTGTACAACGCGCGCCATGAGGAGGGCCAGCTTGCGTCACTGCAGGCAGGCTTGCGGTGGGCGTTCTCCGAGCACGCCGTCGACTGGGCGACGGTGACGCTGGTCGATGTGCCGGCGGTGCGCCCCGACACGGTGCGCCTGTTGGCCGGACGTGCCGCGTCGAGCGATTCGCTGGTGATCCGGCCGGAAATCCACGGAAAGCACGGCCATCCCGTGATCTGGCGGCGCGCCGCCGCGGCGATGCTCGACACGGCCGACCCGACTGTCGGAGGTCGCGCCCTCGTGCGGGCACTGGCTGCGAAGGGGCACGTGCTCGACGTGCCTGTCGACGACCCCGGTGTGCTGACCGACGTCGACACGCCCGAAGAGTACGAAGCACTACGAGGAAAGCAGAGGTTGTGA
- a CDS encoding Dam family site-specific DNA-(adenine-N6)-methyltransferase, with amino-acid sequence MPVPIAEPPTTVATLPPPLKWAGGKRWQLPLLQPLWAPHRHRRLVEPFCGGLAVPLGLRPGQALLNDLNPHLINFYKWVQRGLRITVRLDNDRELYYAHRARFNALLADGGSESHEAASLFYFLNRTGYNGLCRFNRRNRYNVPFGRYRSIPYLTDLDAYREVLGPWTFTTQEFDEIPLRPDDFVYADPPYDVEFRQYASRGFTWDDQVRTAEFLAAHRGPVILANQATPRILELYGRLGFALRIVDAPRRISCNGNRAPAREVLATRNV; translated from the coding sequence GTGCCCGTCCCCATCGCCGAGCCGCCGACCACCGTGGCGACGCTCCCGCCGCCCCTGAAGTGGGCCGGTGGCAAGCGCTGGCAGTTGCCGCTCCTGCAACCGTTGTGGGCGCCGCATCGCCATCGTCGCCTGGTGGAGCCCTTCTGCGGTGGGCTGGCCGTACCCCTGGGACTGCGCCCGGGGCAGGCCCTGCTGAACGACCTCAACCCGCACTTGATCAACTTCTACAAGTGGGTGCAGCGAGGCCTGCGCATCACCGTGCGCCTCGACAACGACCGGGAGCTCTACTACGCGCACCGCGCGCGGTTCAACGCGCTGCTGGCCGACGGCGGGAGCGAGTCGCACGAGGCGGCCTCGCTGTTCTACTTCCTGAACCGGACCGGCTACAACGGGCTGTGTCGGTTCAACCGGCGCAACCGGTACAACGTGCCGTTCGGTCGCTACCGGTCGATTCCGTACCTGACCGACCTCGACGCCTACCGTGAGGTCCTCGGCCCGTGGACCTTCACCACGCAGGAGTTCGACGAGATCCCGCTGCGGCCTGACGACTTCGTGTACGCCGACCCACCCTACGACGTGGAGTTCCGGCAGTACGCATCGCGCGGCTTCACCTGGGACGATCAGGTTCGAACGGCCGAGTTTCTCGCCGCGCACCGTGGGCCGGTCATCCTGGCCAACCAGGCGACCCCGCGCATCCTCGAGTTGTACGGGCGCCTCGGATTCGCCTTGCGGATCGTCGACGCCCCTCGACGGATCAGCTGCAACGGCAATCGCGCCCCGGCTCGCGAGGTGCTGGCGACACGTAACGTCTGA
- a CDS encoding 30S ribosomal protein S1, which translates to MTEPEDFHPEDDFAALFEASQRASRFTKGQAIEGTVVGIGDEVALIDVGGKSEAVVPTAELKDDQGTLEVAVGDRIQAVVIDTAGGITLSRKLARKAATDKELAEAWHARLPVEGTVQGVIKGGYEVKVARSRAFCPFSQIDVIRTENPEVHVGRAYVFRITEFRDEGRSIVVSRRAILEEEQAARAEEVRKTIVPGAVLGGRVASVRDFGAFVDLGGGVQGLLHVSEMGWSRIADASQAGLKAGDDITVKVLRVDETSGKISLGLKQLLEDPWVKAGESFAVGQVVPGRITRLAEFGAFVEIAPGIEALAHASTFPPGQRGAWRRTVQAGQAGHFQVLTVEPDKKRIGVTLVAEGTTTASLAADAADDAAALARATAAPSGGLGSLADKLRDALKGR; encoded by the coding sequence ATGACCGAGCCTGAAGACTTCCATCCGGAAGACGATTTCGCCGCATTGTTCGAGGCGTCGCAGCGCGCCAGCCGCTTCACCAAGGGCCAGGCGATCGAGGGAACCGTCGTCGGCATCGGCGATGAAGTGGCCCTGATCGACGTCGGCGGCAAGAGCGAAGCCGTCGTGCCGACGGCTGAACTGAAGGACGACCAGGGCACGCTGGAGGTCGCCGTCGGCGACCGCATCCAGGCCGTCGTGATCGATACCGCGGGCGGGATCACGCTCTCCCGCAAGCTGGCGCGCAAGGCGGCCACCGACAAGGAGCTGGCCGAGGCCTGGCACGCGCGCCTGCCCGTCGAGGGCACCGTGCAGGGCGTCATCAAGGGCGGCTACGAGGTCAAGGTCGCCCGCAGTCGCGCGTTCTGCCCGTTCTCGCAGATCGACGTGATCCGCACCGAGAACCCCGAGGTCCACGTCGGGCGCGCCTACGTCTTCCGCATCACCGAGTTCCGCGACGAAGGTCGCAGCATCGTCGTGTCTCGTCGGGCGATCCTCGAGGAGGAACAGGCGGCGCGCGCCGAGGAGGTGCGCAAGACGATCGTGCCCGGCGCCGTGCTCGGCGGACGCGTCGCGTCGGTGCGCGATTTCGGGGCCTTCGTGGATCTCGGCGGCGGGGTGCAGGGCCTGCTGCACGTGTCGGAGATGGGGTGGTCGCGCATCGCCGACGCGTCGCAGGCCGGCCTGAAGGCCGGCGACGACATCACGGTGAAGGTGCTCCGCGTCGACGAGACCTCCGGCAAGATCTCGCTCGGACTCAAGCAGTTGCTGGAGGACCCCTGGGTGAAGGCCGGCGAGTCGTTCGCGGTCGGCCAGGTGGTGCCCGGACGCATCACGCGCCTGGCCGAGTTCGGCGCCTTCGTCGAGATTGCCCCTGGCATCGAGGCGCTCGCGCACGCGTCGACGTTTCCGCCGGGCCAGCGCGGCGCCTGGAGACGCACGGTGCAGGCCGGACAGGCCGGCCATTTCCAGGTGCTCACCGTCGAGCCCGACAAGAAGCGCATCGGCGTGACGCTCGTCGCCGAAGGCACGACGACCGCCAGCCTGGCGGCCGATGCCGCCGATGATGCGGCGGCGCTCGCTCGGGCCACGGCCGCCCCGTCGGGCGGGCTGGGCTCGCTCGCCGACAAGCTGCGCGACGCGTTGAAGGGCCGCTAA
- a CDS encoding haloacid dehalogenase-like hydrolase encodes MPTLLLFDIDGTLITTGGSGYRSMKRAVEVTMGVDHALEGIPVAGRTDSIILRDAVRAIDGSEITPDLQARIRDNYCVILREELERVGGGPGVLPGVRQLIATLEGDPSWHIALLTGNFSVSAEIKLGYFDLWKHFPWGAWGEDAVHRNDLLPVALQRYQARTGETIDPRDVVIIGDTPNDVEVARVGGARSVCVATGQFDREALTAAGADVVFHDLSDVEEVVRVFRGA; translated from the coding sequence ATGCCCACGCTACTCCTGTTCGACATCGACGGCACGCTCATCACGACCGGTGGGTCGGGGTATCGATCCATGAAGCGCGCCGTGGAAGTGACCATGGGCGTCGACCACGCGCTGGAGGGCATTCCGGTGGCGGGGCGGACCGACAGCATCATCCTGCGCGACGCGGTCCGTGCCATCGACGGCTCGGAGATCACGCCCGACCTGCAGGCGCGCATCCGTGACAACTACTGCGTCATCCTGCGCGAGGAACTCGAGCGGGTGGGCGGTGGCCCCGGCGTGCTGCCCGGCGTGCGCCAGCTCATCGCGACGCTGGAAGGCGATCCGTCCTGGCATATCGCGTTGCTGACCGGCAATTTCTCCGTGTCGGCAGAGATAAAGCTCGGCTATTTCGACCTCTGGAAGCACTTCCCATGGGGCGCGTGGGGCGAGGACGCGGTGCATCGCAACGACCTGCTGCCGGTCGCGCTGCAGAGGTACCAGGCACGCACGGGTGAGACGATCGACCCGCGCGACGTCGTGATCATCGGCGACACGCCGAACGACGTCGAGGTGGCGAGGGTGGGAGGCGCGCGCTCGGTGTGCGTCGCCACGGGGCAGTTCGATCGCGAGGCGCTCACGGCTGCCGGGGCCGACGTCGTGTTCCACGATCTCAGCGACGTGGAAGAGGTGGTGCGGGTGTTCAGGGGCGCGTAA
- a CDS encoding cold-shock protein → MPSGTIARLLIDKGFGFIRDETGVEHFFHRSAVRGAVFELLREGQRVEFNAEDSGKGPRAGDVRLLDA, encoded by the coding sequence ATGCCGTCGGGAACCATTGCTCGCCTGCTCATCGACAAAGGCTTCGGCTTCATTCGCGATGAAACGGGCGTTGAACACTTCTTCCATCGCAGCGCCGTTCGCGGCGCCGTGTTCGAACTGCTGCGCGAGGGTCAGCGCGTCGAGTTCAACGCCGAGGACTCCGGCAAGGGGCCCCGCGCTGGCGACGTACGCCTGCTCGACGCCTGA